Proteins from a genomic interval of Rhodothermales bacterium:
- a CDS encoding CTP synthase encodes MPTKYIFVTGGVTSSLGKGIICASLGRLLEARGLRVTIQKFDPYINVDPGTMNPYEHGEVYVTDDGAETDLDLGHYERFLGIRTTQANNVTTGRVYLEVITKERAGAYLGKTVQVVPHIIDQIKSWMLKLGETGEYDVVLTEIGGTVGDIEGQPYLEAIRQLRYDIGASNALSIHLTLVPYLEAAGEVKTKPTQHSVKTLLSFGLQPDILVCRTDRPLDEDVRRKLALFCNVDPRAVVASRDAESIYEVPLLMQEEGLDEIVIDRLRIDREHELPESDMGEWIDFLRDLKEPSGSVRIALVGKYVAHQDAYKSISESFILAGAAHGIHVDVRYVLSDDITADNVSELLGDVSGVLVAPGFGGRGIDGKLEAVRYARENDVPFLGICLGMQCAVIEFARNVCKWDNAHSTEFDPETEKPVIDLMEEQKRIADMGGTMRLGAYDCYLLEGSLARSIYGVEEVQERHRHRYELNNVLRYKLLENGMSFTGINTTRDLVEIVELADHRWFVGVQFHPEYRSVVGRPHPLFYSFVEAAISYAEERDQIGKPRPRKTEKKLQLASVKV; translated from the coding sequence ATGCCCACCAAGTACATCTTCGTCACCGGCGGCGTCACGTCGTCGCTCGGGAAAGGGATTATCTGCGCCTCTTTGGGCCGGTTGCTGGAGGCCCGCGGCCTGCGGGTCACGATCCAGAAGTTCGATCCCTACATCAACGTCGATCCGGGCACCATGAATCCCTACGAACACGGGGAGGTGTACGTGACCGATGACGGGGCAGAGACGGATCTTGATCTCGGCCACTATGAGCGGTTTCTGGGCATTCGGACCACCCAGGCCAACAACGTCACGACCGGCCGGGTGTATCTGGAGGTGATCACCAAGGAACGAGCCGGTGCCTACCTGGGCAAGACGGTTCAGGTGGTGCCCCACATCATCGACCAGATCAAGTCGTGGATGCTCAAGCTGGGCGAGACTGGCGAATACGATGTGGTCCTGACAGAGATAGGCGGCACGGTTGGCGATATCGAAGGCCAGCCGTACCTGGAGGCCATTCGCCAGCTTCGCTACGATATCGGCGCCTCCAACGCGCTCAGCATCCACCTCACGCTGGTCCCCTATTTGGAGGCGGCCGGCGAGGTCAAGACCAAGCCGACACAGCACTCGGTAAAGACGCTGCTATCCTTTGGTCTACAGCCGGACATCCTGGTCTGTCGCACGGACCGGCCGCTGGACGAGGATGTGCGTCGCAAACTGGCGCTGTTCTGCAACGTGGATCCGCGTGCGGTTGTAGCGTCGCGCGATGCCGAGTCCATCTACGAGGTCCCGCTCCTTATGCAGGAGGAGGGTCTCGACGAGATCGTGATAGACCGGCTGCGAATTGATCGGGAGCATGAGCTGCCCGAATCGGACATGGGTGAGTGGATCGACTTCCTCCGGGATCTAAAGGAGCCGTCAGGTTCTGTACGCATTGCCCTGGTCGGGAAATATGTGGCCCATCAGGATGCCTACAAGTCGATTTCCGAGAGCTTCATCCTGGCCGGGGCCGCGCATGGCATCCACGTAGACGTGCGGTACGTGCTCTCGGACGACATCACGGCCGACAACGTCTCCGAGCTGCTTGGAGATGTCTCAGGGGTGCTGGTAGCTCCGGGATTTGGCGGGCGGGGCATCGACGGCAAGTTGGAGGCGGTGCGGTATGCGCGAGAGAACGATGTCCCGTTCCTGGGAATCTGTCTCGGCATGCAATGCGCGGTCATCGAGTTCGCCCGCAACGTCTGCAAGTGGGACAACGCTCATTCGACAGAATTCGACCCGGAGACCGAGAAGCCGGTGATCGACCTCATGGAAGAGCAGAAGCGCATCGCCGACATGGGCGGTACCATGCGTCTGGGCGCATACGACTGCTACCTGCTCGAAGGGTCGCTGGCGCGCTCCATCTACGGGGTGGAAGAGGTGCAGGAGCGGCATCGTCATCGCTACGAGCTGAACAATGTGCTGCGCTACAAGCTGCTGGAGAACGGCATGAGCTTCACCGGGATCAACACCACACGTGATCTCGTGGAGATTGTGGAGTTGGCCGATCATCGCTGGTTTGTTGGAGTGCAGTTCCACCCGGAGTACCGAAGCGTGGTCGGGAGGCCGCATCCGCTCTTCTACTCCTTTGTGGAGGCGGCAATCAGTTATGCCGAAGAGCGGGACCAGATCGGCAAGCCACGCCCCCGCAAGACGGAGAAGAAGCTGCAGCTCGCGTCGGTGAAGGTCTGA
- the rsmH gene encoding 16S rRNA (cytosine(1402)-N(4))-methyltransferase RsmH has translation MNPYASGYHEPVLCKAVVNGLVGKTDGYFVDATLGGGGHTAALLDALDPAGTVIGIDQDDDAIAAASHRLQDAIAEGRLQILQGNFADLEDLLSAIGVTQVDGILLDLGVSSHQFDAGQRGFSHRLDGPLDMRMSADMSESAADLLDRLTERELRRLLREFGEEPRAGAIAREVIRSRPLTRTFDLVGIIERVVPPPDRSKALARVFQALRIEVNDEMRVLENVLAAATALVRPEGRIAVISYHSLEDRRVKRYLRYGNLEGTPRRDIMGNLLAPWRPLNKRPIIPDAAEVAANPRSRSARLRLAERLPLP, from the coding sequence GTGAACCCCTACGCATCGGGTTATCACGAACCTGTTCTTTGCAAGGCTGTCGTTAACGGACTCGTCGGGAAGACCGACGGGTACTTCGTGGACGCCACGCTCGGTGGCGGGGGCCATACGGCGGCTCTCCTCGACGCGCTGGATCCTGCAGGAACCGTAATCGGCATCGATCAAGACGACGATGCCATTGCGGCCGCCTCACACCGACTGCAGGATGCCATTGCCGAGGGACGTCTTCAGATACTCCAGGGCAATTTCGCCGACCTGGAGGACCTGCTCTCCGCCATCGGGGTGACACAAGTCGACGGCATTCTGCTCGATCTGGGGGTTTCCTCCCATCAGTTTGATGCAGGACAGAGGGGGTTCAGCCACAGGCTGGACGGGCCGCTGGACATGCGCATGAGCGCGGATATGTCCGAGTCGGCTGCGGACCTCCTGGACCGTCTAACCGAACGCGAGCTTCGCCGACTCCTCCGGGAGTTCGGGGAAGAACCCAGGGCGGGCGCCATTGCCAGAGAAGTGATCCGGTCCAGGCCGCTTACCCGCACGTTTGATTTGGTGGGGATCATCGAGCGTGTGGTGCCGCCACCGGACCGATCCAAGGCATTGGCGCGGGTGTTCCAGGCATTGCGCATCGAGGTAAATGATGAGATGCGCGTGCTGGAAAACGTGCTCGCTGCTGCTACGGCCCTCGTCCGCCCCGAGGGCAGGATAGCGGTCATTTCGTACCACTCCCTGGAGGACCGAAGGGTCAAACGGTACCTCCGTTACGGCAACCTGGAAGGCACCCCCCGCCGGGACATTATGGGCAATCTGCTGGCGCCATGGAGGCCGCTGAACAAGAGGCCCATCATTCCCGATGCCGCGGAGGTTGCGGCCAACCCGCGGTCTCGAAGCGCGCGCCTCCGCCTGGCCGAACGACTGCCACTCCCCTGA
- the gyrB gene encoding DNA topoisomerase (ATP-hydrolyzing) subunit B — MDPNPQNTAGGKDAGSYGASNIQVLEGLEAVRKRPAMYIGDVGVRGLHHLVYEVVDNSIDEALAGYCDRVEVVINRDGSITVSDNGRGIPVGQHKEGKSALEVVMTTLHAGGKFDKDTYKVSGGLHGVGVSCVNALSTKLEARVRRDGHLWLQTYAYGKPTGDIEKVRALKEDEGTGTEVSFWPDGGIFQTTEFRFDTLAERLRELAYLNRQVTVRIADLREEDDEFEEEYHFEGGIQEFVTYLDEARTPISEGVIYVADEDADVPVELAMRYNTGYSENVLSFVNNINTHEGGTHVSGFRRALTRTLKGYADQNNLLKNVKVDLSGDDFREGLTAVLSVKVAEPQFEGQTKTKLGNGEVQGAVESLVAEKLKIWLEDHPKEGKRIVDKVVLAAQARDAARKARELVQRKNAFSSGGLPGKLADCSSKNAAECELYLVEGDSAGGSAKQARDRHFQAILPLRGKILNVEKARLDKVLANEEIKNIVTALGTGLAVGSDSLDLEKLRYHKVVVMTDADVDGAHIRTLLLTFLYRQLRPLLELGYVYVAQPPLYKAKKGKQERYAWTDDQLQQTVAELKGESQQKVTIQRYKGLGEMNPEQLWETTMDPERRMLQRVTIDDAAAADRIFSTLMGDAVEPRRKFIERNAKYATIDV; from the coding sequence ATGGATCCGAACCCCCAGAACACTGCCGGCGGCAAGGACGCCGGGTCGTACGGAGCCTCCAATATCCAGGTCCTGGAAGGACTGGAAGCGGTCCGGAAGCGTCCGGCCATGTACATCGGCGATGTGGGCGTGCGAGGCCTTCATCACCTCGTCTACGAAGTCGTCGACAACTCCATCGACGAGGCGCTCGCCGGCTACTGCGACCGCGTAGAAGTGGTCATCAATCGAGACGGGTCCATCACCGTGAGTGACAACGGCCGAGGAATCCCGGTTGGGCAGCACAAGGAGGGCAAGTCGGCGCTCGAAGTGGTGATGACCACGCTGCACGCAGGCGGCAAGTTCGACAAGGACACCTACAAGGTCTCCGGCGGACTGCACGGCGTCGGTGTCTCCTGCGTAAACGCGCTGTCGACCAAGCTTGAGGCCCGGGTACGGCGGGACGGTCATCTTTGGCTGCAGACGTATGCGTACGGGAAGCCAACCGGGGACATCGAAAAGGTCCGCGCGCTGAAAGAGGACGAGGGCACAGGCACCGAGGTGTCGTTCTGGCCGGACGGTGGCATCTTTCAGACCACCGAGTTCCGATTCGACACGCTGGCCGAGCGCCTGCGCGAGTTGGCCTACCTGAACAGGCAGGTGACCGTGCGCATCGCCGATCTGCGGGAAGAGGACGACGAGTTCGAGGAGGAGTACCACTTCGAAGGGGGTATCCAGGAATTCGTCACCTATCTGGATGAGGCCCGCACGCCGATCAGCGAGGGAGTCATCTATGTGGCGGACGAGGACGCCGATGTGCCCGTGGAACTGGCCATGCGGTACAACACGGGCTACTCAGAGAATGTGCTCTCGTTCGTCAACAACATCAATACGCACGAGGGTGGCACGCACGTATCCGGCTTTCGCCGGGCACTGACCCGCACGCTCAAGGGCTACGCGGATCAGAACAATCTGCTGAAGAACGTCAAAGTGGACCTCTCCGGGGACGACTTCCGGGAGGGTCTCACCGCGGTGCTTTCCGTGAAGGTCGCCGAGCCTCAGTTCGAGGGGCAGACCAAGACGAAGCTTGGCAACGGAGAGGTGCAGGGGGCCGTGGAGTCCCTGGTCGCAGAGAAGCTGAAGATCTGGCTCGAGGATCACCCGAAAGAGGGCAAGCGCATTGTCGACAAGGTGGTGCTTGCCGCCCAGGCCAGGGATGCAGCCCGCAAGGCCAGGGAGCTGGTCCAGCGAAAGAACGCCTTCTCGTCGGGCGGTCTGCCCGGAAAACTGGCCGACTGCTCCTCCAAAAACGCGGCCGAGTGTGAGCTTTACCTGGTTGAGGGCGACTCGGCTGGCGGGTCGGCCAAGCAGGCCCGGGACCGTCATTTCCAGGCCATCTTGCCGCTGCGTGGCAAGATCCTGAACGTCGAGAAGGCGCGGCTGGACAAGGTGCTGGCCAATGAGGAGATCAAGAACATCGTGACCGCGCTTGGCACGGGCCTCGCCGTCGGCTCCGACAGTCTGGATCTGGAAAAGCTGCGCTATCACAAGGTCGTCGTGATGACGGACGCGGACGTGGACGGCGCACACATCCGCACCTTGCTGCTGACCTTCCTCTATCGTCAACTGCGGCCACTGCTGGAGCTCGGGTACGTGTACGTGGCCCAGCCGCCGCTGTACAAGGCCAAGAAGGGCAAGCAGGAGCGCTATGCCTGGACGGATGACCAACTGCAGCAGACCGTGGCCGAACTGAAGGGTGAGAGCCAGCAGAAGGTGACCATCCAGCGCTACAAGGGATTGGGCGAGATGAACCCGGAGCAGCTCTGGGAGACTACCATGGACCCCGAACGCCGCATGCTTCAGCGCGTCACGATCGACGACGCGGCCGCGGCGGACCGCATCTTCTCCACGCTGATGGGAGATGCCGTCGAGCCGCGGCGCAAGTTCATCGAACGAAACGCCAAGTACGCGACGATCGATGTCTGA
- a CDS encoding glycosyltransferase, with the protein MPESGRVTLLGPFAPFRGGIAQFNDRLRAELELQGHEVQAVSFSRQYPDLLFPGTTQFDPSREGTALRVIDSLNPLSWRRAGRLIRDFRPDRVIVAYWTPHLAPALAGTLRATGGSAVGLVHNARPHENSLLASPLARLVLGRCASVVTLSESVARDVRDLGFSGALATFEHPVYDHFGQPPERASARRALDLDAQGPVLLCLGLVRPYKGFDVALEAFAAIRAAHPSATLIIAGEAYDDALDGLLNDGRHIGVRRENRYIPDAELPRYYAAADALLLPYRSGTQSGALAAAAHFGLPVVVTPVPGLAEPVRTFAMGQVASGHDPAQFGEAVLAALQPDQLVQASHGARNMARTRSWATFTRNLLAA; encoded by the coding sequence ATGCCTGAGTCAGGCCGCGTGACCCTGCTCGGACCGTTTGCGCCCTTCCGCGGCGGCATCGCTCAGTTCAACGATCGATTGCGTGCCGAACTGGAACTGCAGGGTCATGAGGTCCAGGCCGTTTCCTTCAGCCGGCAGTACCCGGATCTGTTGTTTCCCGGGACCACACAGTTTGATCCTTCGCGAGAGGGAACCGCGCTGCGTGTGATCGACTCCCTGAATCCGCTTTCCTGGCGTCGTGCGGGCAGGCTCATCCGTGATTTTAGGCCGGACCGTGTGATCGTGGCGTACTGGACACCCCATCTGGCCCCTGCCCTTGCCGGCACCCTCCGCGCGACTGGAGGTAGCGCAGTCGGGCTGGTGCACAACGCGCGCCCGCACGAAAACAGTCTGCTGGCGTCCCCACTGGCTCGCCTGGTGCTGGGCCGATGCGCCTCTGTCGTGACGCTCTCCGAGTCGGTTGCCCGCGATGTTCGTGACCTCGGTTTTTCCGGTGCGCTGGCCACCTTCGAGCACCCGGTATACGACCATTTCGGACAACCCCCGGAACGAGCCTCGGCCCGGAGGGCGCTGGACCTCGACGCCCAGGGCCCGGTTTTGCTGTGTCTCGGCCTTGTGAGGCCTTACAAAGGATTCGACGTGGCACTGGAAGCGTTCGCTGCAATTCGCGCCGCGCACCCCTCGGCGACGCTGATCATTGCCGGGGAGGCGTATGATGATGCCCTGGATGGCCTGCTGAACGACGGCCGCCATATAGGCGTGCGGCGTGAGAACCGATACATTCCTGACGCAGAACTGCCCCGCTATTATGCGGCGGCAGACGCGCTGCTTCTTCCCTATCGGTCCGGCACGCAGTCAGGCGCTCTTGCAGCCGCGGCCCACTTCGGTCTCCCGGTGGTTGTGACGCCCGTCCCGGGACTCGCCGAGCCTGTCCGCACCTTTGCCATGGGGCAGGTTGCCTCCGGGCATGATCCCGCCCAGTTCGGCGAGGCCGTGCTTGCCGCACTTCAGCCCGACCAGCTGGTCCAGGCCTCGCACGGTGCCAGAAACATGGCCCGGACCCGTTCCTGGGCAACCTTTACCCGAAACCTGCTCGCGGCCTGA
- the hflX gene encoding GTPase HflX — protein MTDTQTRRVERAILVGVVTQDVRRWEVEDSLKELGLLADTAGARTVGTMIQQVRSINAATYVGSGKVEELRQLAEAEKADLVIFDDDLSPNQLRNLEKSIKCKLIDRSALILDIFARNARTATAKTQVELAQLEYLRTRLTRHWTHLSRQSGGIGTKGPGETQIETDRRLIGHRISTLKSRLERIDRQRTTQRKGRNDYTRVSLVGYTNAGKSTLMNALADTSVLAENRLFATLDATTRLVKISANKEILLSDTVGFIRKLPHRLIESFKSTLDEVRESDALLHVVDCSHRQFEEQIQVVEETLKELGAVDKPTLLVFNKIDAVNSEVLMRLRSEHEGAAFVSAARGIGLSGFRDAVVALLEADYVETEVRIPVTEAEAIAHVRRIADVLEEEYLSEEPHQAIPVARMRIRVARRHHPGLRRLIGNPTD, from the coding sequence TTGACAGACACGCAAACCCGGCGCGTTGAACGCGCCATCCTGGTTGGCGTCGTTACGCAGGACGTGCGGCGTTGGGAGGTGGAAGACTCACTGAAGGAGCTCGGGCTGCTTGCCGACACCGCAGGCGCCCGTACCGTGGGCACCATGATTCAGCAGGTCCGCTCCATCAATGCCGCCACGTATGTGGGCAGTGGCAAGGTGGAGGAGCTGCGACAGTTGGCCGAAGCCGAAAAGGCGGATCTGGTGATCTTTGATGATGACCTGTCGCCAAATCAGCTGCGCAACCTGGAAAAATCCATCAAGTGCAAGCTGATAGACCGCAGTGCGCTCATTCTGGACATCTTTGCCCGCAACGCACGAACGGCTACGGCAAAGACGCAGGTTGAACTGGCACAGCTGGAGTACCTGCGCACCCGGCTGACCCGGCATTGGACGCACCTTTCCAGGCAGAGCGGTGGTATCGGCACGAAGGGTCCGGGTGAAACGCAGATCGAGACCGACCGCCGACTGATTGGTCATCGCATCTCCACGCTCAAGTCACGCCTGGAGCGCATCGACCGTCAACGTACCACCCAGCGAAAGGGCAGAAACGACTACACGCGGGTCTCGCTGGTCGGATACACGAACGCCGGCAAGTCGACGTTGATGAATGCCCTGGCCGACACGAGCGTTCTCGCCGAAAACCGGCTGTTCGCAACGCTGGATGCCACCACCCGGCTCGTGAAAATCAGCGCGAACAAGGAGATTCTCCTGTCGGATACGGTGGGATTCATCCGGAAACTGCCGCACCGCCTGATCGAGAGCTTCAAGAGCACCCTGGATGAGGTCCGCGAGAGCGATGCGCTCCTTCACGTGGTTGACTGTTCGCATCGGCAATTCGAGGAGCAGATCCAGGTGGTCGAGGAAACCCTCAAGGAATTGGGCGCCGTGGATAAACCAACGCTGTTGGTTTTCAACAAGATCGATGCGGTGAACAGTGAGGTCCTGATGCGGCTGCGCTCGGAGCATGAGGGCGCTGCTTTCGTGTCTGCTGCGCGCGGCATCGGCCTTTCCGGATTTCGGGACGCGGTTGTGGCACTCCTGGAGGCCGATTACGTGGAGACGGAGGTGCGCATTCCCGTGACTGAGGCGGAGGCCATAGCTCACGTGCGCCGCATTGCAGACGTTCTGGAAGAAGAGTACCTCTCGGAAGAGCCGCATCAGGCTATCCCCGTGGCGCGCATGCGGATTCGCGTGGCGCGCAGGCATCACCCGGGACTCCGGCGGCTGATAGGCAACCCTACGGACTGA
- the mraZ gene encoding division/cell wall cluster transcriptional repressor MraZ, translated as MATFKGQAEFSVDSKGRVAIPAKMRNALSPAAKGTFTMTRGFEKCVFLYPMDEWERIEEQIGGLNMYSRQSRDFVRTILMWADEVALDGQGRVSLTRPLMEFAGISEKVLIIGALDHIEIWDPETFGTYMGGQQDDYETLAERVMGQ; from the coding sequence ATGGCAACGTTCAAGGGTCAGGCGGAATTCTCGGTCGACAGCAAGGGTCGTGTAGCGATCCCTGCCAAGATGAGGAACGCCTTGAGCCCCGCCGCAAAAGGCACGTTCACCATGACCCGTGGGTTCGAAAAGTGCGTGTTTCTCTATCCCATGGACGAGTGGGAGCGCATCGAAGAGCAGATCGGCGGGCTGAACATGTACAGTCGCCAGAGTCGAGACTTCGTGCGCACCATTCTGATGTGGGCAGACGAGGTGGCACTGGACGGACAGGGACGAGTCAGCCTCACACGGCCCCTCATGGAGTTCGCCGGGATCTCGGAAAAGGTTCTGATCATCGGCGCGCTCGACCACATTGAAATCTGGGACCCGGAAACGTTTGGCACCTACATGGGCGGCCAGCAGGACGATTACGAAACGCTGGCTGAACGAGTAATGGGGCAATGA
- a CDS encoding CBS domain-containing protein produces the protein MTVDHLISEATPPLRPGDTVEYALGLLMELRVRHLPVVGEEKAILGILSEDVLLDAATPDEVVRDLIVGEPVTVGSQDHVFEVARLMMEHDLTTVPVLKDGRYGGLVRRHDLFEWFARSLSTHAPGAILALEIMPRDYALSRLVHAIEQADVRVLSIGTEQPQSADAAIRVTVKINAREASRARAMLEREGYRIVAAFGEEEDDQDLADRVQAFMRYLEV, from the coding sequence ATGACCGTAGACCACCTCATCAGCGAAGCGACCCCGCCCCTTCGACCGGGAGACACGGTTGAGTACGCGCTGGGGCTGCTTATGGAGCTGCGTGTGCGCCACCTTCCGGTGGTGGGCGAGGAAAAGGCCATACTCGGAATTTTGTCCGAGGACGTCTTGCTGGACGCGGCGACACCGGATGAAGTCGTGCGCGACCTGATTGTTGGAGAGCCCGTGACGGTTGGCTCCCAGGATCATGTGTTTGAGGTGGCCCGCCTGATGATGGAACATGACCTTACCACGGTGCCGGTACTGAAGGACGGGCGATACGGTGGTCTGGTCCGGCGCCACGATCTGTTCGAGTGGTTCGCACGCTCACTTTCCACCCACGCGCCCGGCGCGATTCTGGCGCTCGAGATCATGCCCCGGGACTACGCGCTGTCCCGACTGGTGCACGCCATCGAACAGGCGGATGTGCGGGTGCTGTCCATCGGCACCGAGCAGCCCCAATCGGCAGACGCCGCCATCCGGGTGACCGTGAAAATCAATGCGCGGGAGGCCTCACGGGCGCGCGCGATGCTCGAGCGGGAAGGTTACCGCATCGTTGCCGCGTTCGGAGAGGAAGAGGACGACCAGGACCTGGCAGATCGGGTTCAGGCGTTCATGCGCTACCTGGAAGTCTAG
- a CDS encoding glycosyltransferase family 2 protein: MSDSRSRPELSIVIPLLDESQSLEELAERIRVACSEFRFEVLFVDDGSRDSSWNTIQAIHAGDDRFGGVRLRRNYGKSSALAVGFSRVRGRYVVTMDADLQDDPAEIPGMLEKLRDGADLVSGWKKKRHDPLSKTIPSRFFNGVTRALSGIPLHDFNCGLKAYRCEVVKSVRLYGELHRYIPLLAHWEGFDRIEEQVVQHHPRSYGRTKFGLERYLRGFLDLLSVLFLTRFAARPMHFFGAMGSLAFLGGSAISLYLSIDKLIYGNPIGDRPLLLLGVLLILVGVQMFTTGLIGELVVRPTMEDVQSVGVLEDVEPVNA; encoded by the coding sequence ATGTCTGACAGCCGGTCGCGACCGGAACTGAGCATCGTTATCCCGCTGCTCGACGAGAGCCAGTCTCTGGAGGAGCTGGCCGAGCGCATCCGGGTGGCCTGCTCCGAATTTCGGTTCGAAGTGCTGTTTGTGGACGACGGGTCCCGCGACTCCTCGTGGAACACCATCCAGGCGATTCACGCGGGCGACGACCGATTTGGAGGGGTGCGTCTGCGTCGCAATTACGGCAAGTCCTCGGCCCTGGCTGTTGGCTTTTCCCGGGTGCGCGGCCGCTACGTGGTGACCATGGATGCGGATCTTCAGGACGATCCGGCTGAGATTCCGGGCATGCTGGAGAAACTGCGGGACGGAGCCGATCTGGTCAGCGGCTGGAAGAAGAAGCGCCACGATCCTCTGTCCAAGACCATCCCGAGCCGCTTCTTCAACGGTGTCACGCGCGCACTGAGCGGCATTCCGCTGCACGACTTCAACTGCGGGCTGAAAGCCTACCGATGCGAAGTCGTCAAGAGTGTGCGGCTCTATGGCGAGTTGCACCGGTACATTCCGCTGCTGGCACATTGGGAGGGATTTGACCGCATCGAGGAGCAGGTGGTGCAGCATCACCCGAGATCCTATGGTCGCACAAAGTTTGGGCTGGAGCGCTATCTGCGCGGTTTTCTGGACCTGCTCTCTGTGCTCTTCCTGACACGCTTCGCCGCTCGGCCCATGCACTTTTTCGGGGCGATGGGCAGTCTGGCCTTTCTGGGCGGATCCGCAATCAGTCTGTATCTGAGCATAGATAAACTGATCTACGGCAACCCTATCGGCGATCGCCCTCTTCTGTTGTTGGGCGTGTTGCTCATTCTGGTCGGCGTGCAGATGTTCACCACCGGATTGATCGGCGAGCTTGTGGTGCGTCCGACCATGGAAGATGTGCAGTCCGTGGGTGTGCTGGAGGACGTGGAGCCTGTCAATGCCTGA
- a CDS encoding class I SAM-dependent methyltransferase — MDYDPIKDRLIRGFEGSTTGHRVFFWILHRVFLRSWYVRRALRRHLSGTDAHVLDAGTGFGQYTDWMLRRFERVRVTSVDIKRDYLDRLGSYLNRTGLSDRAAVRYGDLVKLEETGPYDLVLSVDVMEHIEEDETVFAHFARVLRPGGVLIVNTPSDQGGSGVTEEGEESFIGEHVRDGYGVAEITDKLQRAGFDKVHTEFGYGFWGSLAWRLLVQVPMRLLSTSMVLVVLLPLWYLPALPLGLLLNAIDLKVQNSTGTGLTVTAVRVQGGKVA, encoded by the coding sequence ATGGACTACGACCCGATCAAGGACCGGCTCATCCGCGGGTTCGAAGGCTCCACGACGGGTCACCGCGTGTTTTTCTGGATTCTCCACAGGGTCTTTCTCCGTTCCTGGTATGTGCGCCGAGCGCTGCGCCGACACCTGTCGGGCACAGACGCCCATGTGCTGGATGCCGGAACCGGGTTTGGGCAGTACACGGACTGGATGCTCCGTCGATTCGAACGGGTGCGCGTCACCTCGGTCGACATCAAGCGGGACTATCTGGACCGGCTTGGGAGCTATCTGAACCGGACGGGACTTTCCGACCGCGCGGCTGTGCGCTATGGGGACCTCGTCAAGCTCGAAGAGACCGGGCCGTATGACCTCGTGCTTTCCGTGGATGTCATGGAGCACATTGAAGAGGACGAGACCGTGTTCGCACACTTTGCCCGCGTGCTGCGTCCCGGCGGGGTGCTCATCGTCAATACCCCCTCGGATCAGGGCGGCTCCGGGGTCACGGAGGAGGGAGAGGAGTCGTTCATCGGCGAGCATGTGAGGGACGGCTACGGGGTAGCCGAGATTACAGACAAGTTGCAACGCGCCGGTTTCGACAAGGTGCACACAGAGTTCGGCTACGGATTCTGGGGCAGCCTTGCCTGGCGTCTGCTCGTCCAGGTCCCCATGCGCCTGTTGTCCACCTCCATGGTGCTGGTCGTACTCCTGCCGCTCTGGTATCTGCCGGCCTTGCCGCTGGGTCTCCTGCTCAACGCCATCGACCTGAAGGTGCAAAACAGTACCGGCACGGGGCTCACCGTCACCGCCGTGCGCGTCCAGGGCGGGAAGGTCGCTTGA